A part of Neovison vison isolate M4711 chromosome 8, ASM_NN_V1, whole genome shotgun sequence genomic DNA contains:
- the IL1F10 gene encoding interleukin-1 family member 10, whose amino-acid sequence MPWRNHSDVPGTQDFSKDKSPTTTRMCSLPMARYYIIKDADQKALYLRGDQLLVGDPSADNCCAEKICILPNRGLDRTKVPIFLGIQGGRRCLACVETGEGPTLQLEDVNIEDLYKGGEEATRFTFFQRSLGSAFRLEAAAWPGWFVCGPAEPQQPVQLVKESEPLARTEFYFEQSR is encoded by the exons ATGCCCTGGAGAAATCACTCGGACGTCCCAGGGACCCAGGATTTCAG cAAGGACAAGTCGCCCACAACCACAAGAATGtgctccctccccatggcaagatACTACAT AATTAAGGATGCGGATCAGAAGGCTCTATACTTAAGAGGCGACCAGCTCCTGGTGGGAGATCCCAGTGCGGACAATTGCTGTGCAG aGAAGATCTGCATACTTCCCAACAGAGGCCTGGACCGCACCAAAGTCCCCATCTTCCTGGGGATCCAGGGAGGCCGTCGCTGCCTAGCCTGTGTGGAGACAGGAGAGGGGCCTACCCTGCAGCTGGAG GATGTGAACATCGAGGACCTGTACAAGGGTGGTGAAGAGGCCACACGCTTCACCTTCTTCCAGAGAAGCTTGGGCTCAGCCTTCAGGCTTGAGGCCGCTGCCTGGCCTGGCTGGTTTGTCTGTGGCCCAGCTGAGCCCCAGCAGCCAGTACAACTTGTCAAGGAGAGTGAGCCATTGGCCCGCACTGAGTTCTACTTTGAACAGAGTCGGTAG
- the IL36RN gene encoding interleukin-36 receptor antagonist protein: MVLSGALCFRMKDAALKVLYLHDNQLLAGGLHAGKVIKGEEISVVPNRSLDAKLSPVILGVQGGSQCLSCGTGQEPTLKLEPVNIMELYLGANESKSFTFYRRDTGLTSRFESAAYPGWFLCTLPEADQPLTLTQLSEDASWGNPITDFYFQQCD, from the exons ATGGTCCTGAGTGGGGCGCTGTGCTTCCG GATGAAGGATGCGGCCTTGAAGGTGCTTTATCTGCATGACAACCAGCTTCTAGCTGGAGGGCTGCATGCAGGGAAGGTCATCAAAG GCGAGGAGATCAGTGTTGTTCCCAACCGGTCTCTGGATGCCAAGCTGTCTCCAGTCATCCTGGGAGTCCAGGGAGGGAGCCAGTGCCTGTCGTGTGGGACAGGGCAGGAACCAACTCTGAAACTAGAG CCAGTAAACATCATGGAACTCTACCTTGGTGCCAACGAATCAAAGAGCTTCACCTTCTACCGGCGGGACACAGGGCTCACCTCCAGGTTCGAGTCAGCTGCCTACCCGGGCTGGTTCCTCTGCACGTTGCCTGAAGCAGACCAGCCTCTCACACTCACCCAGCTTTCAGAGGATGCCAGCTGGGGAAACCCCATCACAGACTTCTACTTCCAACAGTGTGATTAG